The DNA sequence CCCTCATAGCCGCTGAGTGCCAGTTTTAAGCAGGTCAtcttttttctgtaaattaCAGTTTATCACATGAAATGTGAATCAAGAGTAACAACTATGTCACCTTCACAAGAGTTAATTACACTCCCCCACTCCCGCCCCCAGCGCCTGGCTAACCGGCCGAAGCTGAAGATGGGCGGGTCGGCGGTGGCGGTGCGGCTGTCGGGGGGGCGCTCCACGTCGGGGGCGCGCAGACGGCGGACGCGCTGCAGGAAGTGCGAGGCCTGCATGCGCACGGAGTGCGGCGAGTGCCACTTCTGCAAGGACATGAAGAAGTTCGGAGGACCCGGGAGAATGAAGCAGTCCTGCATCATGAGGCAGTGCATcgcggtgagtgtgtgtgagcgtgtgtgtgtgcgtgtgtgtgtgtgtgtgtgtgtgtgtgtgtgagtgtgtgtgtgagtgagtgtgtgtgtgtgtgtgtgtgtgtgtgtgtgtgtgtgtgtgtgtgtgtgagtgagtgtgtgtgtgtgtgtgtgtgtgtgtgagtgtgtgtgtgtgtctgtgtgtgtgtgtgtgtgtgtgtgcgtgtgtgcgcgtgtgtgtgtgtgtgtgtgtgtgtgagtgagtgagtgagtgtgtgtgcgcgcgtgtgtgtgtgtgtgtgtgtgtgcgtgtgtgcgcgtgtgtgtgtgtgtgtgtgcatatatgtgtgtgtgtgcgtgcgtgcatgtgtgtgtgcgtgcgcgtgcatgtgcctgtgtgtgtgtgcgtgcgcgtgcatgtgcctgcgtgcgtgtgtgtgcgtgtgtgtactgaccTGCTTCTCCCGTGCAGCCGGTGCTGCCCCACACGGCCGTGTGCCTGGTGTGTGGGGAGGCTGGGAAGGAGGACACggtggaggaggacgaggagaaATTCAACGTCATGCTCATGGAGTGCTCCATCTGCAACGAGATCCTGCACCCCAGCTgcctgaaggtgtgtgtgtgtgcgtgggtgcatgtgcgtgtctgtgtttgggtgtgtgtgggtgcgcgtgtgcgtgtctgtgcatgcgtgtgtgtctctgcgtgcgcgcgggtgtgtgtgtgggtgcgtgtctgtgtgtgtgtctgtgcgtgggtgtgcgtgcgtgtctgtgcgtgtatgcgtgcgtgtctgtgctggtctctgtgtgtttgtgtctgtgtcataTTCCTGACACTGTATGGGTGATCTACCTCAGATAAtcctagatttaaatattttgctcaGGTGGAAAATgacttctccccccccccccccccccccatgcacatacacacacactgaaaactacacccccccccctccccccatgcacataaacacactgaaaactacatccccccccccccatgcacatacacacacactgaaaactacattccccccctccccccatgcacataaacacactgaaaactacattccccccctccccccatgcacatacacacacactgaaaactacattccccccctccccccatgcacatacacacacactgaaaactacattccccccctccccccatgcacatacacacacactgaaaactacacccccccccctccccccatgcacatacacacacactgaaaactacacccccccccctccccccatgcacataaacacactgaaaactacatcccccccccccatgcacatacacacacactgaaaactacattcccccccccccatgcacatacacacacactgaaaactacattccccccccctccccccatgcacatacacacacactgaaaactaCATTCTCCCCCATACTATCCCACTAatccaccctctcctctcttggGGATGTGTAAGATCAGAATAGCTCTGGGTTTTTACCGTTtttgtaacaataataatttaagaCTGTCCGACCCACTCAGATTAGTTGAATCTTTCTCCCAGTGTTGATTGGTGATTGGTTGATCTCTTTCATCTGCTTGTCATCTTCCGGCTGGCCCTCTGTAatttaagcatttatttatgtatcttaaaataaatttggccCCCAGCATGGGATGGAACATATCCAATTCactccctaatttggaatgtccaactGTCTGCAACCATggctgtgttcatgtgtgtgcccTGCTGCCAAGAGTAGACTTCCGTGCTTCTCATCTGAAACGCGCGGTGTCGCCAGCTGCTGCTTTCCACACCGCGGACTACAGCTGAGCTCGCAgggtggagtcggaggaagacctttcatacaGTACGCAGCTCTCACGTGCAGTCCACCGGGGCCCTGTCAACCAGCGGGGGGTCGCTGAAGAACAACGAAACGCAGACCCCTGTATAGCTGAGCCATCCTGTACCAAACTGCGCatcgccctgtggagctactggCCGCAGTTGGCATTGATTACGATCCAGATTCAGTCCGAGACCGCAAGGCTCGTTCTTGCACCAAAGCGTAGCGCCTTATCAGAATGAGCCAGACactcatttatttgtaaaactcattctctctcactctctccctctctctctcttccccctctcccctccaggTGAAGGATGCTGGAGGTGTGATCAATGAGGAACTCCCAAACTGCTGGGAGTGTCCTAAGTGCAATCACGCAGGAAAGACAGGGAAAGTAAGTATCTCTGCTGGAGAGTGGGGGACTCAGGGGTGCTATATGCTGCAGTGAtgggggtgaggtgtgtgtggtatatgctGCAGTGAtggggtgaggtgtgtgtggtatatgctCAGAGATGGgggtatggtgtgtgtggtatatgctCTGCTATAGGGGTAAGGTGTATGTGTGGTACATGCTCAGAGattggggtgggtgtgtgtggtatatgctGCAGTGATGGGGGTGAGGTGTTTGTGCTATATGCTCAGAGATaggggtgaggtgtgtgtggtatatgctGCAGTGAtggggtgaggtgtgtgtggtatatgctGCAGTGATGGGGGTGAGGTGTTTGTGCTATATGCTGCAGTGATGGGGGTGAGGTGTATGTGGTATATGCTCACAGATAGGGGTAAGGTTTCTGTGTGGTATATGCTGCAGTGAtggggtgaggtgtgtgtggtatatgctGCAGTGATGGGGTGAGGTGTTTGTGCTATGCTCAGAGATAAGGGTGAGGTGTATATGGTGTATGCTCAGTGATGGGTGTACAGTGCTGGTATGTGATGCCAGAAGCGATAGGCATAAGGTATAAAGTTGTTTCTTGTGCTTTTCTACCTTTTGGCCCTGAAGCAGAAAAGGGGCCCCGGGTTCAAGTACGCGTCCAACCTGCCGGGGTCCCTCCTGAGGGAGCAGCGTCTGGGCCGGGACATCAAGGAGGAGCCGGACACGCCCCCGGCCTTGCCCTCCGCCCTGCCCCGCAGGAAGGCCGAGCGGGAGGACACGCCCAAACGCAGGCCGCCCCTCCTCACCCCTGAGGACCTGCCCTtagccctgcccctgcccctgcccctgcccctgccccgcctAGACGACAACCCGCTCCGAAGGAAGAGGAAGCTCTTCAGCACTGACCCAGACCCCGCGCTGCTGAAAAAGGTACTGGCCAATCACTTCTCTGCCTAGTTACCCAGACTCCGCCTCCTCTGTGCACACCGTTATTGACTTCTGGGAGGGTGGGGTTATGaagttttatatttacaaaattgGTCATTTAAAGTAATTGAATAAGAGCTTCACAGTAAGGCATGTTTCTTAAGGGCCTCTTGGCCATTGACATTTGGTGGCCACCGGACCACATGAAATGTCCTCTGGCTCACAGTTCTGTTGCTCGTCCTTCCCCAGCAGCGGAAGCTGGAtgacccgcccctcccccagctgcTGCGGCAGAtcaagatggaggaggaggagcaggaggaagagttCGGGAGGGcgctggaggggcggggggcggatcatgtgcacaaacacgaggaggaagaggacagggATATGGAGGgccgggaggaagaggaggaccaggaggagTCGAGGAGGGCCCCGCCCAGCGCCCTGCTCCGGACGGCCGCGGCCGAGGAGAGTGGCCAGTCGCACCCCAGCTCCCCGCGGGCGGGGCCCAGCGGCgaggggggctgggaggggcaggaaaaggggcggggccgggcgccGCGGCAACGCCGGCTGCCCAATAAGGAGCTGAGCAAGGAGCTGAGCAAGCAGCTGAACCAGGAGATCCAGCGGACCGAGCACAGCCTGGCCCAGGAGGCGTGCCCGCTGCTCAAACCCGAGCCCGACTGCGAGCGCGGGGGGTCCCCCGacgagccgccgccgccgccgctcctcaacggctccgccccgccccccctccgcctGACCCCGCCTCCGccggccgccccgcccccccacggccacggccccgccccctgccgcTCCCCGCCCAGGTGCCTGCCCGTGATGGAGCGTCACGTGATCAGGCCGCCGCCCATCAGCCCGCCCCCGGACCAGCTGCCCCTGGAGCGGGGCGACGCCCACCCCATGCGCCGGGAGGGCTGGATGGCCGTGTTCCGCCACCTCACGCACGCCGAGCTCTGCGTCTGCATGCGCGTCTGCAAGACCTGGAACCGCTGGTGAGCAagcgcgtgtgcgcgcgtgcgtgcgtgtgtgcgtgcgcgtctgtctgtgtgcttctcggtgattctgattggctgtgtaaGCGTATTTACGATTGGCACGAtcactgtatgtctgtatgtaagtctgattggctgttttgaGTGTGTAGATTATtgtgagaggctgtgtgtgctcctgtggTTGGCTCTGTatgcattgtgattggctgtgtgaaTGCGTAAATGATTGTGATTTCCTCGGTTATTATGAATGTGATTTCAGTTCGGCTCTGTGGGCGTGTAGCtgattgtgattggctgtgctgtgctgtgttatcCAGGTGCTGTGATAAGAGGCTGTGGTCCAGCATTGATCTGAACCGCTGCAAGTCCATCACCCCCCTCATGCTGAGCGGGATAATCCGGCGGCAGCCGGCCTCTCTGGACCTCAGCTGGACCAACATCTCCAAGAAGCAGCTCAGCTGGCTCATCAACAGGCTGCCGGGTCAGTTACGCCTCCACACAGCCAGAGGGCGCTGTCTCGAAACCACCACACCTCcacaccaccagggggagctctCACAAAACCACTAACTATTTTAGAGTACCTGTGCACAGCTTGgtcatgtgtgttttattttgtttctttctaaATGCAGCTGCTCTAGACTCTAAGTTAATCACCTTCTGGAGGTACTGCACATTTGAGGGCTGCGTGCGAATCATAGAAGTGGGCTGTGTTCACGCTTTAAGAATAACATTTAACTATTAATTAATGTTAGGCATGAATGGTGCCGGAGATGTTGAAATGCAACCTGATTTAGAGGAAAGTGGCTGTTATTGGCTTATCTTGGAGCTTCCAGGtcattgacaaaaacacatcacaagaTCAAGAAGAAATACTGAGATAGAAGGATATGTTTTTGCTTGAAAGAATGGCCGATTAAATGCGTGTAAGTGCTGATGTTTGGGCTGGTGGCTGCGTCCGTGCTGTGCTGATGGGTAATGGTGACCCCGCCCTGCAGGTCTGAGGATGCTGTACCTGGCAGGGTGTTCCTGGGTGGCCGTCTCCGCCCTCTGCACCTCCAGCTGCCCCCTGCTCCGCACCCTGGACCTGCAGTGGGTGGAGGGCCTGAAGGACGCCCAAATGAGGGACCTGCTGTCCCCTCCCACCGACAACCGGCCAGGTAACCACACCCCCTAACACCTATaccactccccctcccactgACCAGGTAACCATACCTTCTAACACCTACACCTGTTACCCAGATAACCACACCCCTTCCTACTGACAACTGGGCACATAACCACACCCTGTAACACCTACACCTGTTACCCAGATAACCACGCTCCCTCCTACCGACAACCAGACAGGTAACATTGGTTTATAGATGCAGTTCAGTTTCAGCAGGAGTGAAGTAATGTTtagttgtgattggctgttccaGGTCAGGTGGACAGCAGGAGTAAGCTGCGTAACGTGGTGGACCTGCGGCTGGCGGGGTTGGACGTCACGGACGTGTCTCTGCGGCTGATAATCCGGTACATGCCGCTCCTCTCCCGCCTGGACCTCAGCTACTGCAACCACATCAGCGACCAGTCCATCAACGTCCTCACAGCCGCGGGGACCACCACGCGCGACTCGCTCACCGAGATCAACCTGTCAGGTAAGAGTCACAGCACCGTGGCCCAATGGCCTGCTGGGTAAGAGTCACAGCACCACGCCCCATCAAACAGCATGCTGGGTAAGAGTCACAGCACCACGCCCCATCaaactgcatgctgggtaagaGTCACAGCACCATGGCCCAATAGCCTGCTGGGTAAGAGTCACAGCACCACATTCCATCAAACAGCATGCTGGGTAAGAGTCACAGCACCACGCCCCATCaaactgcatgctgggtaagaGTCACAGCACCACATTCCATCAAACAGCACGCTGGGTAAGAGTCACAGCACCACGCCCTGTCaaactgcatgctgggtaagaGTCATAGCACCACCACCAAACCAACTTAGTCTGTTACCCTTTACATCCCTCTTTTCAGTCTGACTCTGTAAGTCTGTTTGCTGGTGTCTGTTCTGTCTGGCTGCCTGCCAGTTGTCCAGTGACCATGATATGCGACTGTctgttgttccaatgaccttgatatgcacttttgtacattaGTTTGGATAAAagggtctgctaaataaatgtaatgtaatgccccTTTGCCTGGTGTATTTGCCTGTGTACATGACGGTGCTGTAGTGATATTTCTCCAGAGATAGACATCTCAGTAAAGCTGTGGGGTTTCTGTAATCTGTGGCTGTTTCACTTCTGAATGTGTTCAGACCAGGCTGTAACCCCGCTCTCTTACCTTCCCGCTCTGCAGTTTGCAATCGAGTCACCGACCAATCGCTGAGCTTCTTCAAGCGCTGCGGGAGCATCTGCCACATAGACCTGCGGTACTGCAAGCAGGTGACCAAGGCCGGCTGCCAGCAGTTCATCGCGGAGATGTCCGTCAGCGTGCAGTTCGGCCTGGTGGAGGAGAAACTGCTGCGGAAGCTCTGCTAGCGTTTGTGGGAATGCAGAGACCCCAGtgcacaggaacaggaagaggaacaggaacaggaaggcaCACacgggaacaggaacaggaagaggaagaggaattGAATGGAAAAAGCCATGAATCCCAGAAGACCAGAATGGGGGAAAGTCAAGTTATTTTGGGGGGACTGaaccctttttttgttgttttcttgtggGAAAATGAATGTCGCCTGAAAAAAGGGGGTTGTTGAGcaagtgtgcgtgagtgagagtgcgcgcacacgtgtgtgtgtgtgtgtgtgtgtgagagagacagagtatgaGCATAAGCACATTattgtttgtgagtgtgagtatggaagagtgtgtgtgtgagagagagaatgagcatGAGCACATTattgtctgtgagtgtgagtatggaagagtgtgtgtgtgagagagagagagtatgagcaTGAGCACATTattgtctgtgagtgtgagtatggaagcgtgtgtgtgtgagagagagagtatgagcaTGAGCACATTattgtctgtgagtgtgagtatggaagcgtgtgtgtgtgagagagagagtatgagcaTGAGCACattgtctgtgagtgtgagtatggaagagtgtgtgtgtgagagagagagagtatgagcaTGAGCACATTattgtctgtgagtgtgagtatggaagagtgtgtgtgtgagagagagagagtatgagcaTGAGCACATTattgtctgtgagtgtgagtatggaagcgtgtgtgtgtgtgtgtgtgtgtgcgggtgtgtgcccATACACGTGCGTGctcgcgtgcctgtgtgtgcgtgtgtctgtgcgtgatgGGTGGAGGCTGAGGTGGTGTGTCCACAGGCGTCCCCATGGAAACAGTGTGTGAACGCCTCATGCTGCTAAAGCGAGACCCGCGTGTGCAGCCTGTGAGATCGGCCTTTTGGGGAGAGACTGCCACAGAACACATCGATTTTCTGTTCTGAACGTCCTTCTAAACCTTTaagttaactttttttaaatgcgtataagaaaaacaagacaaaaaagaaatgaccACGGTtggtgtttattattattattactgttattattattattttttactttatagcATACGTTTTGTTACCATGCAAACCTCATGTAATGCAGAGATATTTTTGTATGAGAAAATGCCCAGGCTATCTGCAGTATCGAACAGCGGTTTGAATGCCACGACTGACAGTATTTCAATCTGCATCACCGTTGCACTCTGGGCTGGACTGACCCCAGCTTTACCCATGTTACCATAGTAACTTATACTGCTGTGTGCGTCTTGTATGGGATTGCCCAATTGTAAGGACAAAGGTTACCCCCTCGTTTAGTCCAATTTCAAGTTTATATTTCACTGTCTTTATACCTGGGATttctgggaaagaaaaaaacaaaacaatttgcaCTGTTTGACACAAATAaatttagctatttttttttctccgagTGTATCAGATATTTATACGGGAAGCTTTGCGAGGGGACCCCGTGTTCTCGGGGTCTCTGACGGCGTCTTCTCGTTCGAGCCCTCGGAGCCTTTGTTCTTCCGGAGAGACGCTCGGATCGCGAGGAGTTTGAATAAAATCCCGCGTTTTTCACGCCAGCTATCGTACGTTGCCGTTGAgttgagaggggggagggagggttaaTTAGAGCATGCTGTATATACGGAACCCCACgtcaaaaacaaatgtttaaatatggcgtagtgaaaaggaaaatattttagacCGAGTTTATATGTTCTGAAAGTAttggggtttgtttttttttttttacatgtcaaAATATGTGAGTGTCACTTATTGCCACTTTTTATATACGTCATGCGGTATGCTGCGGAAATTGTATATGTTGCAAAACGATGTATTTATGCACCGCAGTGTGTGCTGACATGGACGCATATGAAAGTGGCAGTAATTGTTTTCGTTTTTAATGATGCATCttttgacataaatggaaaataaagacCTTGTTTTCTatggaaaatatataaacaatgtCCTGTACCAGTTTACTAAGTGGGTAGCAAATCAGTTTTCTCCATTCATTGTATGCATGTGGTCCTGGTCACATCTCGTACAATATTGCCAAGCACAAGCAGTAGGGATACTGCTGCTCACAGACGTGAACCTCCCCAGTAGAACAGTTTTAAGATGTTTCTCACCAGATCGAATTTGcagcatacacacttacacaaatttaaactttaaatCTGAACTTGTTCGCCCCCTTGATCTAGAGCACTGACATCTTTTCAGTTCACATTTTTGTCAACAAACATAATTGAAAACACTCCCCTTGTAGACCATTTGCGGCAGTCTTAACCCATGTACCCATGTCAGTTTCTCCCATGATAATATTTGTGTACATGACAcccatctctgtctgtaaccATCCCTGATTTCCCACTGTCtaaataaagtataaaaaacGTACATAAGAAGACAGAATGGATCAGCTCTGGATCTTATCATAAGGGAGGAGAGACACCAAGAGTAGGCGACACTGTCATTAGTTAAGGtactatatttttattaaaggctGTTCTTTTTGTCAgttaccaaaataaaaagataaacatTCCATGTTACAAAGTCCAGACCAGACCTGGTCAAACTGTCTGCAGCTGCCATTGTGACACCTTTTGAGAAATAGCAGCATGCAGTTTCCTGTTATACatacaacgcacacacacacataaaaacatccTCATACACTCCCATCTACATTCAGCGatcactttattaggtacacctgctcctCCAAATAGCCAATCACATGGCTACAAATCAATATATATTAAGCATCCAGAAATGATAAAGGGGTTTAGATGTGTATAGGTGTACCTAacaaagtggccactgagtgtatatcCACACACGCTTAtagactcacacacaagcatacacacagaatcccacacacacatatatatatatatatatatatatatatatatatatatatatatacatatatagtgcAGTCCAAGTATTTGGACTCGCACAATTCTTCATTTATTTCCCTCTACTCCaacacactggatttgaaataaaacaatgaaaacgaggttaaagtgcagacggtcggctttaatttgagggtatttacatccatgttGGGCCAAGCCATTTAGGAATCGCAGCCCTTTTTACACAGTTCCCCAATTTTAGGGGTCCAAAAGTAAtcggacaattggctgctcagctgtttcttggcaaGCTGTGTTtagttgcatcattagttcatgcacaagaatgtcgacaaaaggtctagagttctTTCTAGGTggggcatttgcatttggagtctgttgctgttgtctctcaacacgAGGACCAAGGAAGTGTCAATGTCAgaaaagcaggccatcatgagggtgaaaaatctgaataaatcagaCAGCAAAAACATTGGGCGTGTCAAAATTAACTGTTCGGTACATTGCTGAGGAGCAAgaacacactggtgagctcaacaATAGCAAACGgcctggtagaccacagaagaccactgtagtgggtGACCACAGGATACTTTTAGTTGAGAAGAAactgttgaacagatcaagaacaccctccaggatgtaggcatagacgtgtcaaagactaccataaggagaagactacaccagcataacctcagagggttcactgcaagatgcaaactatGTAAGcctgaaaaacagaacagctcgcttagagtttgctaaaaagcacataaaaaacTATAGTGCTTATAGacagatgagtattaacctgtacaaaagtgatggaaagaagaaagaaaggaagtgCTAATAATCCAAGACTGTAATTCCTATACAGCTCAcctgatatgaatgtaaatatcctcaaattaaagctgacagtctttaacctcatattcattgtttcaaatccaatgtgctggagcacagagccaaaacaacaaaactgtgtcactgtccaaatacttatgggcTGCTCTGtatatccacacacacccacacacacacacacgcacacacacacacacacacgcacacacatacacacacacacacgcatgcacacacacacccacacacacacacacacgcgcacgcacacacacacacccacacacgcatgcacacacacgcacacacacgcatgcacacacacacacacacacatacacacacacacacacgcgcacacacacacacgcacacacacacacacacgcatgcacacacacacgcacacacacactggttgTAGTGTTAGTGTTTTAAAGGTCTGTTTTTGTCTCGAAACAGAAAGGGAGGAATAAAAGTAGGGTGATGAAACCTAAGTGTCCACTAGGAGGCATTAGACCAGCATACTGTGTCCTCAGCATCTCAAAGCTCCACTATCATTGGTGGACAGATCGCTCTAGCCAATCAAATCAACAGTAGTTACACCCACAACAGTGAACACAACTTCAGTAATACGAAAATTGgtacatgaaaacaatattgtCAGATactattaaatattaaacattcaaaacaaatgaaaaatatatatactgtatgtacatctCAGTTAACAGTAATATCAAACATATGCAATTCATTTTACAGCAATTAATTTTCCTCTATGTATTTCTATGTACCACAAGTGTGAGTAAAtctttcattatgttttttctCGACAGAGGAAGATGACtgttaaactaaaaaaacagaacacaatcaTCATAATCCCAccttgtaataaaaaaagaaaaccaaatttTTAGAAAGTCACATTCAATCACAACATAAAACGAAGACATGTAGAATGTCAAGATTAATACTCAGCTATgaaccttgggggggggggggggggaaccaagTAGCACCTGTATTGTCCTTGTAAAAGTCTGGCCCCTGCCGTGCGGTAGTTCAACAGACTGAGAGAGCGAGATGGAGGAAAGAATGAGACTAATATTGCTAAGAGTCAAAGAACAGCACGAGTGCAACCTCGCAGCTCAGTGCTTTGCACATtttaggagtgtgtgtgttttgtttttaccacCCATACCTCTGCtgcagatggggaggggggggcaggggagggacgggacgggacgggaggGGACTTCACACTCTACGTTCTTAGATGTTGGGATGAAAGCAaaatgagtttatttatttcttaacgTATGCTCATCCGTCTAATCGCTCCGGTAGGAAGGCCCAATTGCATTAGCGTTATGCGGTCTACGACTCCTTGTTTACTGGATCTGAGCAGCTGCTACTCATCAGCTGGAACTTAAATCACTTTCATGGAGGCTGTAACTGCAGCAGGATGGAAAAATTCACACCGGTCCATCCATTTCACACCCATGCtaagagtcacacacacacacacacacacacacacacatacatacacagaatTGCCTAGGTAAGTCTACCACACTATTCTTGGCacctcctcccaccccacccagccCTGCCCAGCACCTGCTTCTGCCCCCCTGACCCCACCTAGCCTCACCCCTGTGGAACACCACTATTctgccccgcacccccccccccctcgttccaCCTCTGTAGAACACCATtaccctacccccccacctccccaccccccagccccaccccgccccgccccacccctgtAAAACAGCACTAATCCTTCATTCCATGCACTCTTTGCAGCAGATTCATTCTGTCCTTTTCCTACACCCCACACGTCTAAAAACAGCtctgcatttttctgaaaaacactGTAAAATCACAATGGTAAACAGTCTACATTATAAGTACTGTAAACCTAGTCCTGAAAGCAGTTTAACTCAGGCTGTTATAGAAGAGAGTTCTAGAATGTAAGGACTGCTACTGGAACCCCCTTTCTCCCGTTCGTCAGTCTGGGATCTCTGCAGGGGGctaagagagagtgagtgagagagatccATTAAACTATCACTGCCCTCTGGTCCATCCATGGTTAGATCTCCAAATCCTCTTTGGCAGTGCTCCAGGGAgatgggtcaaaggtcacaggcAAAGACCGTCTGAGCCGGGACACCATGACACTGCGTCCATTGCAGTGGTTGAGATGCTAGGAACTCTTGT is a window from the Anguilla anguilla isolate fAngAng1 chromosome 14, fAngAng1.pri, whole genome shotgun sequence genome containing:
- the LOC118212759 gene encoding lysine-specific demethylase 2B isoform X3, translated to MEACAEPGRRLRSVCRRMYDENDDLSDVEEIANVRGFNLEEKLVSKSYNSNYAKYMDGKDFTYEYVQKEALRSPLVFKVKDGLGIRMPDPDFTVSEIKGLVGSRRAVDVMDASTQKGSEMSMAQFVRYYETPEEERDKLFNVISLEFSHTKLENLIKRPTVVDLLDWVDNVWPPHLKESQTEGTNVISEMKYPKVQKYCLMSVKGCYTDFHIDFGGTSVWYHVHRGGKVFWLIPPTPHNLVLYEDWVLSGKQSDVFLGDRADSCQRVELKPGYTFFIPSGWIHAVYTPEDTLVFGGNFLHSFNIPMQLSVHEMENRTKVHAKFRYPFFYEMCWYVLERYVHCLTGRSHLSKGFCRDSSLKDTEMKAEMEDDSGEMQMQEGLRDPPAQSNNTYPHASPAPGSAHPDFLRTPSPASDPPARWTHLTAFELKGLAVLVDKLESLPENKRNVPQGIDRPNSLLQDMRVILKEHADDDSQLALTGVPVVCWPKKTLKRLANRPKLKMGGSAVAVRLSGGRSTSGARRRRTRCRKCEACMRTECGECHFCKDMKKFGGPGRMKQSCIMRQCIAVKDAGGVINEELPNCWECPKCNHAGKTGKALKQKRGPGFKYASNLPGSLLREQRLGRDIKEEPDTPPALPSALPRRKAEREDTPKRRPPLLTPEDLPLALPLPLPLPLPRLDDNPLRRKRKLFSTDPDPALLKKQRKLDDPPLPQLLRQIKMEEEEQEEEFGRALEGRGADHVHKHEEEEDRDMEGREEEEDQEESRRAPPSALLRTAAAEESGQSHPSSPRAGPSGEGGWEGQEKGRGRAPRQRRLPNKELSKELSKQLNQEIQRTEHSLAQEACPLLKPEPDCERGGSPDEPPPPPLLNGSAPPPLRLTPPPPAAPPPHGHGPAPCRSPPRCLPVMERHVIRPPPISPPPDQLPLERGDAHPMRREGWMAVFRHLTHAELCVCMRVCKTWNRWCCDKRLWSSIDLNRCKSITPLMLSGIIRRQPASLDLSWTNISKKQLSWLINRLPGLRMLYLAGCSWVAVSALCTSSCPLLRTLDLQWVEGLKDAQMRDLLSPPTDNRPGQVDSRSKLRNVVDLRLAGLDVTDVSLRLIIRYMPLLSRLDLSYCNHISDQSINVLTAAGTTTRDSLTEINLSVCNRVTDQSLSFFKRCGSICHIDLRYCKQVTKAGCQQFIAEMSVSVQFGLVEEKLLRKLC
- the LOC118212759 gene encoding lysine-specific demethylase 2B isoform X4, with amino-acid sequence MEACAEPGRRLRSVCRRMYDENDDLSDVEEIANVRGFNLEEKLVSKSYNSNYAKYMDGKDFTYEYVQKEALRSPLVFKVKDGLGIRMPDPDFTVSEIKGLVGSRRAVDVMDASTQKGSEMSMAQFVRYYETPEEERDKLFNVISLEFSHTKLENLIKRPTVVDLLDWVDNVWPPHLKESQTEGTNVISEMKYPKVQKYCLMSVKGCYTDFHIDFGGTSVWYHVHRGGKVFWLIPPTPHNLVLYEDWVLSGKQSDVFLGDRADSCQRVELKPGYTFFIPSGWIHAVYTPEDTLVFGGNFLHSFNIPMQLSVHEMENRTKVHAKFRYPFFYEMCWYVLERYVHCLTGRSHLSKGFCRDSSLKDTEMKAEMEDDSGEMQMQEGLRDPPAQSNNTYPHASPAPGSAHPDFLRTPSPASDPPARWTHLTAFELKGLAVLVDKLESLPENKRNVPQGIDRPNSLLQDMRVILKEHADDDSQLALTGVPVVCWPKKTLKRLANRPKLKMGGSAVAVRLSGGRSTSGARRRRTRCRKCEACMRTECGECHFCKDMKKFGGPGRMKQSCIMRQCIAVKDAGGVINEELPNCWECPKCNHAGKTGKQKRGPGFKYASNLPGSLLREQRLGRDIKEEPDTPPALPSALPRRKAEREDTPKRRPPLLTPEDLPLALPLPLPLPLPRLDDNPLRRKRKLFSTDPDPALLKKQRKLDDPPLPQLLRQIKMEEEEQEEEFGRALEGRGADHVHKHEEEEDRDMEGREEEEDQEESRRAPPSALLRTAAAEESGQSHPSSPRAGPSGEGGWEGQEKGRGRAPRQRRLPNKELSKELSKQLNQEIQRTEHSLAQEACPLLKPEPDCERGGSPDEPPPPPLLNGSAPPPLRLTPPPPAAPPPHGHGPAPCRSPPRCLPVMERHVIRPPPISPPPDQLPLERGDAHPMRREGWMAVFRHLTHAELCVCMRVCKTWNRWCCDKRLWSSIDLNRCKSITPLMLSGIIRRQPASLDLSWTNISKKQLSWLINRLPGLRMLYLAGCSWVAVSALCTSSCPLLRTLDLQWVEGLKDAQMRDLLSPPTDNRPGQVDSRSKLRNVVDLRLAGLDVTDVSLRLIIRYMPLLSRLDLSYCNHISDQSINVLTAAGTTTRDSLTEINLSVCNRVTDQSLSFFKRCGSICHIDLRYCKQVTKAGCQQFIAEMSVSVQFGLVEEKLLRKLC